A region from the Patescibacteria group bacterium genome encodes:
- a CDS encoding tRNA-dihydrouridine synthase yields the protein MSNFWQKLAKPFTVLAPMEDVTDFVFREIICDLAKPDVIFTEFTSSDGLCSSKGYEYSIKKLLYSKKQRPVVAQIWGSNPNLLYNATHIVRDLKFDGVDINMGCPDRGVIKKEAGSALIQNKQLTGEIISAVREGAGNMAVSVKTRIGFDSIVTEDWIRFLLEQKIDALIIHGRTARGKSKIPADWDEIAKAVLLKDKISPKTIIIGNGDVKSYAEVVEKHQKYGVDGVMIGRGIFADPWVFDKSPTPKVHSPQDKINILLKHTKLFCEKNTILTSEYETPPTLGRGNLSEDFSKSCYKNFDALKKFFKMYVNNFNGADKIRQQLMECNNFAEVQKVVDLNSCAIKKG from the coding sequence ATGTCCAATTTTTGGCAAAAACTTGCAAAACCTTTTACCGTACTTGCTCCCATGGAGGATGTCACAGATTTTGTCTTTAGAGAAATAATTTGCGATCTTGCCAAACCCGATGTTATCTTCACTGAATTTACCAGCTCTGACGGTCTTTGTTCATCCAAAGGTTACGAATATAGCATTAAAAAACTTCTCTATTCCAAAAAACAACGCCCCGTTGTAGCACAAATATGGGGTAGTAATCCAAATCTACTCTACAATGCAACCCATATTGTGAGAGATCTGAAATTTGATGGGGTTGATATAAACATGGGATGCCCCGATAGAGGTGTAATTAAAAAAGAAGCTGGTTCGGCACTTATTCAAAATAAACAATTAACTGGCGAGATTATCTCCGCAGTGAGAGAAGGTGCGGGTAATATGGCTGTCAGTGTTAAGACAAGAATCGGCTTTGATTCTATTGTAACGGAAGATTGGATACGCTTTTTACTGGAACAAAAAATTGACGCTTTAATAATTCATGGTCGAACTGCTCGGGGGAAATCAAAAATACCAGCTGATTGGGATGAAATCGCCAAAGCCGTTTTGTTAAAAGATAAAATCTCTCCCAAAACAATAATTATTGGTAATGGTGATGTAAAAAGCTACGCAGAAGTTGTGGAAAAACATCAAAAGTATGGCGTGGATGGGGTTATGATTGGACGAGGAATTTTTGCCGACCCTTGGGTTTTTGATAAATCCCCCACTCCCAAAGTACACTCACCACAAGACAAAATTAATATCCTGCTTAAACATACTAAATTGTTTTGTGAAAAAAACACAATACTCACAAGTGAGTATGAAACGCCCCCGACACTAGGTCGGGGTAATTTATCGGAGGATTTCTCTAAATCTTGTTATAAAAATTTTGATGCCCTAAAGAAATTCTTTAAAATGTATGTAAATAACTTTAATGGCGCGGATAAGATTCGTCAGCAACTTATGGAATGTAATAATTTTGCCGAAGTGCAAAAAGTGGTAGACTTAAATTCATGCGCGATAAAAAAGGGTTAA
- a CDS encoding flippase-like domain-containing protein, producing MRDKKGLILQIIGITTLLFIVFKDKEQFITILNTADLSYLPQIAFYSYLAILFSGIGFVLVARLFEIKVKTIALLPIAILSIVINNLMAFGGVAGFSLRIVMLKRYDIKARLVIAASLFHMYLYTIGITAFIPFSLIHIFNNYVLSPRQYHTLVALSYTSFIIFCLATIVLLFSQVRKIVLLGTEKVLKVFSKKSLSESFANFDLVLSTGIKSATKKFWIFPLLVLIVIADYGSASLALGYCFKAFNISLGRFSIFSGMVVGASAGIISMIPGGLGVQEASMSEIFKFMGVPFNTTFLVSLLFRAVFYLVPFALALTSLFVINRRKKILG from the coding sequence ATGCGCGATAAAAAAGGGTTAATCCTACAAATTATTGGAATCACCACATTGCTTTTTATTGTCTTTAAAGACAAAGAGCAGTTTATTACTATTCTAAACACCGCTGATCTTTCTTATTTACCCCAAATTGCCTTTTACAGTTATCTGGCTATTTTGTTTTCCGGGATAGGTTTTGTTTTGGTGGCGCGACTTTTTGAAATTAAAGTAAAAACCATTGCTCTTTTGCCAATCGCGATACTCTCCATCGTAATAAATAACTTGATGGCGTTTGGCGGAGTTGCCGGATTTTCCTTAAGGATTGTAATGCTTAAAAGATACGATATCAAAGCAAGATTGGTGATAGCGGCATCGCTTTTTCATATGTATTTGTACACGATTGGAATTACCGCGTTTATTCCTTTTTCCCTAATTCATATTTTTAACAACTATGTATTATCTCCACGGCAATATCACACTCTAGTAGCTCTGTCCTACACCTCTTTTATTATTTTTTGTCTAGCAACGATTGTTTTGCTTTTTTCTCAAGTACGAAAAATCGTTCTTTTGGGGACAGAAAAAGTTCTTAAAGTTTTTTCCAAAAAATCATTAAGCGAATCATTTGCTAATTTTGATTTGGTACTTTCTACCGGAATAAAATCCGCCACCAAAAAATTTTGGATTTTTCCCCTACTGGTATTGATTGTAATTGCAGATTATGGATCGGCGTCTCTGGCTTTAGGTTACTGTTTTAAAGCCTTTAATATTTCTTTGGGTCGCTTTTCAATCTTTAGCGGGATGGTGGTTGGAGCATCGGCAGGAATTATTTCGATGATTCCAGGAGGCTTGGGGGTTCAAGAGGCATCGATGTCCGAAATCTTTAAATTTATGGGAGTTCCCTTTAATACAACATTCCTAGTTTCTCTTTTGTTTAGAGCGGTTTTTTATCTAGTACCTTTCGCGCTTGCGCTTACTTCGCTCTTTGTTATCAACAGAAGGAAAAAAATATTGGGGTAG
- a CDS encoding peptide chain release factor N(5)-glutamine methyltransferase has translation MQKEIRWLLKEKYHWTEAEILLNQRLPLPEETFDIKRLEQGEPVAYVIGKTEFLGCVIDLSLRPLIPRPETEYWVNQAIKGKNRVLPDSGSTRMVKALDLCCGSGCIGIALLKHLSNVSVDFVDIDDNALKQTEINLKLNLIRGDPRSIRDNPLQGLSLIKSDLFSSLKGRRYDCIFCNPPYVNPNGKFDKNLKFEPKEALFAKDNGMFFINKILRGFTKYLKPNGILYLEFGDDQKVLIERKLKLLERSKRRDFSFHKDQFGKWRYLKIEEFMR, from the coding sequence ATGCAAAAAGAAATCCGCTGGTTGCTTAAAGAAAAATATCACTGGACAGAGGCAGAAATTCTTTTAAATCAGCGTTTACCCTTACCAGAAGAAACATTTGACATCAAACGCCTTGAACAAGGAGAACCTGTGGCTTATGTAATTGGTAAAACCGAATTTTTAGGTTGTGTTATTGATCTTTCTTTAAGACCGCTGATTCCCCGTCCCGAAACCGAATATTGGGTAAACCAAGCCATAAAAGGAAAAAATCGGGTACTACCCGATTCGGGTAGTACCCGCATGGTTAAAGCCTTAGACCTATGCTGTGGGTCGGGGTGTATTGGAATAGCGTTACTAAAACACTTATCAAATGTCTCAGTTGATTTTGTAGATATAGACGATAACGCTCTTAAACAAACGGAAATAAATTTAAAACTAAATCTCATAAGGGGCGATCCCCGTTCGATTAGGGATAATCCCTTACAGGGATTATCCCTTATCAAGTCAGATCTATTCTCGAGTCTAAAGGGGAGAAGATACGATTGTATTTTTTGCAATCCGCCGTATGTCAACCCCAACGGCAAGTTTGATAAAAACCTAAAATTTGAACCCAAAGAAGCCCTTTTTGCCAAAGACAATGGGATGTTTTTTATCAATAAAATCCTAAGGGGATTCACCAAATACTTAAAACCAAATGGTATTTTGTATTTAGAGTTTGGGGATGATCAAAAAGTTTTGATTGAGAGGAAGCTTAAGTTACTTGAGAGATCCAAGAGACGCGACTTCTCTTTTCACAAAGACCAATTCGGGAAATGGAGATACCTCAAAATCGAGGAATTTATGAGATAA
- a CDS encoding transglutaminase domain-containing protein: MLYRLVTSLLIVVLVFSIKPVNAFAQGDVSFEVSVSAVYDYTNSEYTQVAITNTVTNLKQSVVLGSQFIKTGFNDIWDVKVSSQNKSLDFQTTTGTSGRDIEINFTEPIVGKENSFSYTVSFKTLESLENNGLIREIYIPKVKRLSEYQSYQITVVYPNYFGEVSFASPAPYTLDTSKNSLTFANESYYTVAMVVFFGNYQIYNFDLTYDLENPTVFVQDRVITLPPIIASRQEVIVKKITPIPKDIYLDSDGNTQAVIKVKEKSTQIVKVSGLIKVINHPIDQKDSLKILRMSAGNIQEYTKPLPFWEVDDPDIKAVAQELASSKESNLEKAKSVFDFVTQNITYDSTKQSLGNSLRLGAVKTLEIKKGVCMEFSDLTIALLRALSIPAREIDGFAYSKDLSKKPLSVFYNKEDDFLHSWVEFYDPSYGWIPIDPTWGATSGLDYFNNFDSNHVSLVIKGKDSTNPLPPGYFRSANDLTKKVNISFATNSEWNPNESLIKNLNTNTNLKAIEILGIFVAVALCVSLVILAFQLLRPHT; this comes from the coding sequence ATGCTTTATCGATTAGTAACTAGCCTACTTATCGTTGTTTTGGTTTTTTCTATTAAACCAGTCAACGCTTTTGCTCAAGGCGATGTCTCCTTTGAAGTTTCAGTAAGCGCTGTGTACGATTATACCAATTCGGAGTATACACAAGTTGCCATTACTAATACTGTTACCAATTTAAAGCAAAGCGTTGTTTTAGGCAGTCAATTTATTAAAACTGGGTTTAATGATATTTGGGATGTAAAAGTTTCTTCGCAAAATAAATCTTTAGATTTTCAAACCACTACGGGTACAAGTGGTCGTGATATAGAGATAAACTTTACCGAACCTATTGTGGGAAAGGAAAATAGTTTTTCTTATACTGTTTCATTTAAAACTTTGGAGTCTTTGGAAAATAATGGACTAATTAGAGAAATTTACATTCCCAAAGTCAAGCGGTTGTCGGAATACCAAAGCTATCAAATTACCGTTGTGTATCCTAACTATTTTGGAGAAGTAAGCTTTGCCTCTCCAGCGCCTTACACGCTAGACACAAGTAAAAATAGTTTAACATTCGCGAATGAGTCTTATTATACCGTCGCAATGGTGGTCTTTTTTGGAAACTACCAAATATATAACTTTGATTTAACATACGATTTAGAGAATCCCACGGTATTTGTCCAAGATAGGGTTATTACACTCCCCCCAATTATTGCCAGTCGTCAGGAGGTCATCGTAAAAAAAATTACACCAATTCCAAAAGATATTTATCTTGACTCCGATGGAAACACCCAAGCCGTAATCAAAGTTAAAGAAAAATCTACGCAAATTGTAAAAGTTTCGGGATTAATCAAGGTAATTAATCATCCCATAGATCAAAAAGACTCCTTAAAAATCTTGCGGATGTCGGCTGGCAATATCCAAGAATACACAAAACCACTGCCTTTCTGGGAGGTAGATGACCCGGACATTAAAGCGGTTGCTCAAGAATTAGCAAGTTCAAAAGAGTCTAATCTAGAAAAAGCTAAAAGTGTTTTTGACTTTGTAACCCAGAATATAACTTACGATTCCACAAAACAATCTTTAGGAAATTCTCTTCGTCTTGGCGCTGTCAAAACGCTGGAAATCAAGAAGGGGGTTTGTATGGAATTTAGCGACTTAACAATTGCCCTGTTGCGCGCTTTGAGCATTCCTGCACGAGAGATCGATGGCTTTGCTTATTCTAAAGATTTATCCAAAAAGCCACTTTCGGTTTTTTATAATAAAGAAGACGATTTTTTACACTCTTGGGTGGAATTTTACGATCCTTCCTATGGTTGGATACCAATAGACCCTACTTGGGGAGCCACTTCGGGATTAGACTACTTTAACAATTTTGATTCCAACCATGTTAGTCTAGTAATTAAAGGAAAAGACTCTACAAACCCCCTTCCTCCAGGATATTTTAGAAGCGCCAATGATTTGACTAAAAAAGTCAATATTAGTTTTGCAACCAATAGCGAATGGAACCCCAACGAAAGTTTAATTAAGAATCTAAATACCAATACCAACCTTAAAGCTATTGAAATTTTAGGAATTTTTGTGGCTGTTGCCCTGTGCGTGAGCTTGGTAATTTTAGCATTTCAGCTACTCCGCCCCCATACCTGA
- a CDS encoding ABC transporter substrate-binding protein produces MLAVATVLYSIWIFFKSLIVPTLYIEGVVGPVRSIYPPQSTTDAEKTIVSLVYRGLYKYDDKGNLVSDLAKTVEVGDDGLSYTVTISENNFWHNGDPITADDVLYSASLYSSLSEIRIDRVSDTAVKFILPNKFSPFLSILTFPLVSSKDSNKVSDLYVNGSGDFRVIKVSRTKDGVSQIVLFHQKQASLYTSNPAYKLNKIAFRVYKSDTDLQTAYKLGEIDGFFARQEFNFHGMHKISTPIYGRYFVLHFNTSKEPFSDKDLRKKLAKSIDLDYLQKTLLKDKVVKTDGVISNSWVTKKDLASLDYDPNQSPETTVVKSSLSYSNSKELSLVANYIVQEAKKLNLEIELNPLTPAEINNLISTERDYDLILLGEEVGHDPDRYVFWHSTQQQYPGLNLSQFSNIRVDKALEKGREETDPEQRLEHYSIFQTVINEEVPALFLYHEVYYYNMSDKIKAPLIDDLYYPWERLRDFVKWEYQMSGMGAE; encoded by the coding sequence ATGCTGGCTGTTGCGACCGTACTTTATTCCATTTGGATTTTTTTTAAATCATTGATAGTTCCTACATTATACATAGAGGGGGTTGTAGGTCCGGTACGAAGCATCTACCCACCACAAAGCACTACAGACGCTGAAAAAACTATTGTGAGTTTGGTCTACCGCGGTCTTTACAAATATGACGACAAAGGAAACTTGGTTTCCGATCTAGCCAAAACGGTAGAGGTGGGAGATGACGGACTTTCTTATACGGTGACAATCAGTGAGAATAATTTTTGGCACAACGGCGATCCAATTACTGCTGACGATGTTTTGTATTCCGCCTCATTATATTCCAGCCTTAGTGAAATTAGAATTGACAGAGTGAGTGATACGGCAGTTAAGTTCATCCTTCCCAATAAGTTCTCACCATTTTTATCTATTCTTACATTTCCATTAGTCTCCTCAAAGGATAGTAACAAAGTCTCTGATTTGTATGTTAATGGTTCCGGTGACTTTAGGGTTATTAAAGTATCTCGAACAAAAGATGGAGTCTCTCAAATTGTTCTATTTCACCAGAAACAAGCTAGCTTATATACTAGCAACCCTGCTTATAAATTAAATAAAATAGCCTTTAGAGTTTACAAGTCGGATACTGACCTGCAAACTGCTTATAAACTTGGAGAAATTGACGGGTTTTTTGCCAGACAAGAATTTAATTTTCATGGAATGCATAAAATTAGCACTCCAATCTACGGTCGTTATTTTGTTTTGCACTTTAATACCTCCAAAGAGCCTTTCTCTGATAAAGACTTAAGAAAAAAACTAGCCAAATCTATCGATTTAGATTACCTGCAAAAGACTTTGCTTAAGGATAAAGTGGTAAAAACCGATGGGGTAATCAGCAATAGTTGGGTTACAAAAAAAGATTTAGCGTCTTTAGATTACGATCCCAACCAAAGTCCCGAAACCACTGTTGTAAAGTCGTCTCTTTCGTACTCTAATTCCAAAGAACTTTCTCTTGTGGCCAATTACATTGTCCAGGAAGCCAAAAAGTTAAATCTGGAAATTGAATTAAACCCTTTAACACCCGCAGAAATCAACAATCTGATCAGCACAGAAAGGGATTACGATTTAATTTTGCTAGGAGAAGAAGTAGGACACGATCCCGACAGATATGTCTTTTGGCATTCTACGCAACAGCAGTACCCAGGACTTAACCTATCGCAATTCTCTAATATTAGAGTGGATAAAGCCTTAGAAAAAGGTCGCGAAGAAACCGATCCCGAACAAAGATTAGAGCACTACAGCATTTTTCAAACCGTAATCAACGAAGAGGTACCGGCGTTATTTTTATATCATGAAGTTTATTATTATAATATGAGCGACAAAATTAAAGCTCCGTTAATTGATGATCTTTATTATCCCTGGGAACGATTAAGAGACTTTGTTAAATGGGAATACCAAATGTCAGGTATGGGGGCGGAGTAG
- a CDS encoding preprotein translocase subunit SecG, with protein sequence MKTNLMFFPALLITSLQILLSLLLITLIILQGGGAGLSSSSGYANYFATKRGFDRYIFFATIAVAIAFVAVSTVSVFIK encoded by the coding sequence TTGAAAACTAATTTAATGTTTTTTCCAGCACTTTTAATTACATCACTACAGATTTTATTGTCTCTCTTGCTCATAACCCTCATCATCCTTCAAGGTGGCGGAGCTGGTTTATCCTCATCTTCGGGATACGCTAATTATTTTGCCACCAAACGAGGCTTTGACCGCTACATCTTTTTTGCTACCATCGCTGTTGCCATTGCCTTTGTTGCAGTATCCACAGTTTCCGTGTTTATCAAATAA
- a CDS encoding phage holin family protein, giving the protein MKTILKRIFVSVIAIYACSLLVSGLSFDNNIKTLLLAGAVFSLLNLILRPVLKLVMLPINFITLGTISWIIGVFMLYLTTYLVSGFTVSAFEFGGFSSNGFRVPNASLNVFWTVTLCSFIISWLSRIVMWLFEN; this is encoded by the coding sequence ATGAAAACAATTCTCAAGAGAATTTTTGTTTCGGTCATTGCAATTTATGCCTGCTCTCTTTTGGTATCAGGTTTAAGCTTTGACAACAACATTAAAACCCTGCTTCTTGCTGGCGCGGTTTTTTCCCTGCTCAATTTAATTTTGCGACCCGTTTTAAAACTGGTAATGTTGCCCATAAACTTTATTACCTTGGGAACAATTTCCTGGATAATTGGCGTTTTTATGCTTTATCTTACGACCTATTTGGTTTCGGGATTTACTGTTTCGGCGTTTGAATTTGGCGGATTTTCCTCAAACGGCTTTAGGGTTCCCAACGCCTCTTTAAATGTTTTTTGGACAGTAACACTATGTTCGTTTATTATCAGTTGGTTATCTAGAATTGTTATGTGGTTGTTTGAAAACTAA
- a CDS encoding B12-binding domain-containing radical SAM protein — protein MVIIICPRADTHRTTEENLGAEYIVSFLRSKGIEVVYIDAWLCNLENKKILEMLRKVKQPILVGLSMSMDSFSSGCYLSKSIKTIFPDVHLTTGGYKPTFSAEEVLKSCINIDSVCFGEGELTIFDLYKTLSAKKDWKKTRGLIYLDKNGTVIKNSPRTLIRDLNSLPFPCRDYINIVKKKKTPAHISASRGCYGNCSFCSINSFYKLCPGKKWRSRSVENIVEEICLLNKVHDIRSFKFVDDNFFSPVDTDLRVDKFCKFVRQKKLNIEFRISARANDMVEERIGKLVRIGLYSASVGVESGNQKSLNLFNKGTTVDQNCIALDISRKLGVYIQMGFILFNPLTDMESLVADYRFLVANKDSITKGIFSSLFLAEGTPITEMFVKKDVIKYKSGSNYIYEPINKKVAIVFRSLKLWAMNNTALRDKVIDPLSAPKVVPKGLRPQFLSLCIRVKKLDLYIFGTILKMVSSGVEENVVTKYVYNQIQLNKSFWKTISEKTDTLYLQGKLEYDTGRNKYII, from the coding sequence ATGGTGATAATAATTTGTCCACGGGCAGATACGCATAGAACAACAGAAGAGAATTTGGGTGCTGAATATATCGTATCTTTCTTGAGAAGCAAGGGAATAGAAGTTGTGTACATAGACGCGTGGTTATGCAATCTAGAAAATAAAAAGATTCTTGAAATGCTTAGGAAAGTGAAACAACCTATTTTAGTGGGTCTTTCAATGTCAATGGACTCTTTTTCTTCTGGATGTTATTTATCGAAATCCATAAAGACCATTTTTCCCGATGTACATTTGACCACAGGTGGTTACAAACCAACCTTCTCTGCAGAAGAAGTTTTAAAATCTTGCATAAATATAGATTCGGTGTGTTTTGGCGAAGGTGAACTTACAATTTTTGATTTATACAAGACTTTAAGCGCAAAAAAAGATTGGAAAAAAACACGAGGATTAATTTATTTAGATAAGAATGGTACTGTTATCAAAAACAGCCCACGCACTCTAATAAGAGATTTAAACAGTCTACCGTTTCCCTGTAGGGATTATATAAATATTGTAAAGAAAAAGAAAACCCCAGCACATATTTCTGCAAGTAGAGGGTGTTATGGAAACTGTTCTTTTTGTAGTATAAATTCTTTCTATAAACTGTGTCCTGGAAAAAAGTGGCGATCTCGTAGTGTAGAAAATATAGTTGAGGAGATCTGTTTGCTAAATAAAGTACACGATATACGCTCTTTCAAATTTGTGGACGATAACTTCTTTTCTCCAGTAGATACGGATTTGAGAGTTGATAAATTTTGTAAGTTCGTTAGACAGAAAAAATTGAATATAGAGTTCAGAATTTCGGCAAGAGCTAACGATATGGTAGAAGAAAGAATTGGAAAACTTGTGCGGATTGGATTGTATTCTGCTAGTGTTGGGGTAGAATCTGGAAATCAAAAATCTTTGAATCTCTTTAATAAAGGAACGACTGTTGACCAAAATTGTATAGCTTTAGATATTTCACGAAAGCTTGGGGTATATATACAAATGGGTTTTATTCTTTTTAATCCGCTTACCGATATGGAATCTTTAGTAGCAGATTACCGTTTTTTAGTTGCCAATAAGGACAGCATTACTAAAGGCATTTTTTCCTCTTTATTCCTTGCGGAGGGCACACCTATCACAGAGATGTTTGTTAAGAAGGATGTCATCAAGTATAAATCGGGATCAAATTATATTTACGAACCAATCAACAAAAAAGTAGCTATAGTCTTTAGAAGTTTAAAACTTTGGGCTATGAATAATACTGCGCTAAGAGATAAAGTCATAGATCCCTTATCAGCACCAAAGGTCGTTCCTAAAGGCTTAAGACCGCAATTTCTATCGTTGTGTATTAGAGTAAAGAAGTTAGACCTTTATATTTTCGGTACGATATTAAAAATGGTTTCTAGTGGTGTAGAAGAGAATGTTGTTACCAAATATGTTTACAACCAAATACAATTGAACAAGAGCTTCTGGAAAACTATTTCAGAAAAAACAGATACCCTTTACTTGCAGGGGAAACTAGAATACGATACAGGGAGGAACAAATACATAATTTGA
- a CDS encoding NUDIX domain-containing protein, protein MKTHKNRKEFGVAVKALIKRNDKFLILHKSSEEDINPNSYDIPGGRISFGETLKEALEREILEETGLDVTVGRILEAWTFTKNNSFQLTGINYLCSYSSGKVRLSAEHDSYKWVCVKDILTSGNYPEFLVGAVKLTTE, encoded by the coding sequence ATGAAAACGCATAAAAACAGAAAAGAGTTTGGTGTGGCCGTGAAGGCCCTAATAAAAAGGAATGACAAGTTTCTAATTTTGCATAAAAGTAGTGAGGAAGATATAAATCCTAATTCATACGATATACCTGGTGGACGGATAAGTTTTGGGGAGACACTTAAAGAAGCGCTAGAAAGGGAAATTCTGGAAGAAACAGGCTTAGATGTTACCGTGGGTCGTATTTTAGAGGCATGGACTTTTACCAAAAATAATTCTTTTCAACTTACAGGCATAAATTATCTATGTAGCTACAGCTCTGGAAAGGTGCGGTTAAGCGCAGAACACGACTCTTATAAATGGGTTTGCGTCAAAGATATTTTAACATCAGGAAATTATCCAGAATTTCTTGTGGGGGCTGTTAAGCTTACCACGGAATGA
- a CDS encoding transposase, which translates to MANWYLDGISFRKIGKQLGCVGSLVYKTVKVFLNQLPSNLDITGEFCNVSKFSGLLEVDGTYVNVKGYKNKIPAIYGVDFLTHDIPHFALVPSESYQAYLVFFKHIELLGYNLRYLVCDDNNNIKRSARYIFPDVVIQTCLKHYRSNIQDDLGLKTSKKYLDFYLEINGIFENRLCLPELFFEVVRISKIYTNDEKYIFWLSDILRRREELTNYHYHKFEYAPNTTNLIEGFNSHLKSRTDSLRRFSSFKSAKTWLNAYFLKRGLSKFTDCKGMFKKLNGFCSLEKTKKDEVLLPKLF; encoded by the coding sequence ATGGCTAACTGGTATCTTGATGGAATCTCCTTTAGAAAGATTGGAAAACAGTTAGGCTGTGTGGGGTCGTTGGTATATAAAACGGTCAAAGTATTTTTAAATCAGCTTCCATCTAATTTGGATATAACGGGAGAGTTTTGTAATGTAAGTAAATTCAGTGGGTTACTGGAAGTTGATGGAACTTATGTAAATGTTAAAGGGTATAAAAACAAAATCCCAGCTATTTATGGAGTAGATTTCTTAACCCACGATATACCACACTTTGCCCTTGTTCCTTCTGAAAGTTACCAAGCCTATCTGGTGTTCTTTAAACACATAGAGCTGTTAGGATACAACTTACGATATTTGGTTTGTGATGATAATAACAATATAAAACGATCGGCTAGATATATCTTTCCAGATGTAGTTATCCAAACCTGCCTTAAACATTACCGAAGCAATATTCAAGATGATTTAGGATTAAAAACAAGCAAGAAGTATTTAGATTTTTATCTTGAAATAAACGGGATATTTGAAAATAGGCTCTGTCTCCCGGAGTTGTTTTTTGAGGTTGTAAGAATAAGTAAAATTTATACGAATGATGAGAAATACATTTTTTGGTTAAGTGATATTTTAAGAAGACGAGAAGAATTAACAAATTATCATTATCATAAGTTTGAATATGCCCCAAACACCACCAATCTAATTGAGGGATTTAACTCCCATTTAAAATCAAGAACAGATAGTTTACGGAGATTTTCATCGTTTAAAAGTGCTAAAACCTGGCTTAATGCATACTTCCTTAAGAGGGGACTTTCTAAGTTCACAGACTGCAAAGGAATGTTTAAAAAACTTAATGGATTTTGCTCGCTTGAGAAGACTAAAAAAGATGAGGTTTTGTTACCTAAATTGTTCTAA
- the cofE gene encoding coenzyme F420-0:L-glutamate ligase: MKNLYSITLIAIPNIPLIKEGDDISAIILKCASDAGIAFENQDVLVVTSKIISKAEGRLVSLVSITPSAKAFEIARESGKDARIIELMMHESQILNVKPGVVETLHNLGFICTSGGIDRANTAKPEEEKVSLLPLNPDKSAKKISDAIAKSTGKKVGVVINDSLGIRYRVGSIGLAIGVAGMPAVLRGAVDEVDLYGKKRNVNISFADEISAAGSLLMGQSKAGLPVVLIRGFKYPDKDGKLSDLIATEQLKNDMRGIDSHLVLLGENM, translated from the coding sequence ATGAAAAATCTTTATTCCATTACACTTATTGCAATTCCGAACATTCCCTTAATTAAAGAAGGTGATGATATTAGTGCCATAATTTTAAAATGTGCCAGTGACGCTGGCATTGCTTTTGAGAACCAGGATGTGCTTGTAGTGACTTCAAAAATTATATCTAAAGCGGAGGGGCGTCTGGTATCTCTTGTTTCTATCACACCCTCAGCAAAAGCATTTGAAATTGCTCGAGAAAGTGGCAAAGATGCACGAATTATAGAACTAATGATGCATGAGTCGCAGATTCTTAATGTAAAACCTGGGGTAGTAGAAACGCTTCACAACCTTGGCTTTATCTGCACGAGTGGAGGTATTGACCGTGCTAACACCGCAAAGCCAGAAGAAGAAAAGGTAAGTTTATTGCCACTTAATCCAGATAAAAGCGCCAAAAAGATTAGCGATGCAATTGCCAAGTCAACTGGTAAAAAAGTAGGTGTGGTTATTAACGATTCATTAGGTATTAGATATCGGGTCGGTTCCATCGGACTTGCAATTGGTGTTGCAGGCATGCCCGCCGTTCTTAGAGGAGCGGTTGATGAAGTTGATCTTTATGGTAAAAAACGAAATGTAAACATCTCCTTTGCCGATGAAATATCTGCAGCGGGCTCTCTTTTAATGGGTCAAAGTAAAGCGGGGTTACCTGTAGTTCTTATCCGTGGTTTCAAGTATCCCGATAAGGATGGCAAGCTGTCCGACCTTATTGCCACAGAGCAACTAAAGAACGATATGCGTGGTATAGATTCCCACCTCGTTTTACTCGGTGAAAATATGTAA